The following coding sequences lie in one Musa acuminata AAA Group cultivar baxijiao chromosome BXJ1-8, Cavendish_Baxijiao_AAA, whole genome shotgun sequence genomic window:
- the LOC135588130 gene encoding DEAD-box ATP-dependent RNA helicase 22-like: MHPVRQPPLLHCFRAALSSRHPLCLLFLAPRPSQSSPRASISAPWPRLKPVGRTRTYSVATKVAEEPAAEWSGGGGDGDGNGSYFFAGEGVSWKSLGISDHLSHVLAKASLLRPSLVQAACIPHILTGKDVIIAAETGSGKTHGYLVPLIEKLCRNLDPNKGTDVSKGNPEKHKKTYLVLCPNVMLCEQVADMANNLLDDSGESLVKVAAVCGRRGWPVAHPDILVSTPVALLNYLFEFDPEKKRRANFLQNIKSVVFDEADMLLCGSFQNQVIRLINMLRFEEKLVSKMQDSAKESVIDEDNKCNMELKSDDDNYKQLLNNDEEDGDNCIDDEGLESESEELNTSVKDWKRVRKIYTRSKQYVFVAATLPSSGKRTAGGVLKRMFPDAICVSGSFLHRHNPRLEQRWIEVTPDTQVDALLDAVNYGYRCKAPDSQVDASRTMVFANTVDAVQSVAKILERVGLVCILYHREGSLEERTSNLNRFRKNGGIFVCTDAASRGLDIPNVSHVIQAEFATSAVDFLHRVGRTARAGQFGTVTSLYTRSNQDLVCAVRQAERTGEPVENAFSRKRSFRNKLKKRGRNTSEGASLASV, encoded by the exons ATGCATCCTGTTCGTCAACCTCCTCTTCTCCATTGCTTCCGTGCCGCGCTGTCGTCTCGCCACCctctctgcctcctcttccttgcgCCCAGGCCATCGCAGTCCTCGCCTCGCGCCTCAATCTCCGCGCCGTGGCCACGGCTAAAGCCCGTCGGAAGGACCAGGACTTACTCTGTCGCCACGAAGGTCGCGGAGGAACCGGCGGCGGAATGgagtggtggcggcggcgacggcgacggcaacGGCAGCTACTTCTTCGCGGGAGAGGGTGTCTCTTGGAAGTCCCTGGGGATCTCCGACCACCTCAGCCATGTTCTCGCCAAGGCCTCGCTGCTCAGGCCCTCCCTCGTCCAG GCTGCTTGTATTCCTCATATTCTTACAGGGAAAGATGTGATCATCGCTGCAGAGACAGGTAGCGGCAAAACACATGGCTACTTGGTTCCATTGATTGAGAAGCTATGCAGAAATTTGGATCCCAATAAAGGAACTGATGTTTCTAAAGGAAATCCTGAAAAACATAAAAAGACTTATCTGGTCCTGTGCCCTAACGTGATGCTATGTGAGCAAGTAGCTGACATGGCTAATAATCTACTGGATGATTCAGGTGAATCACTCGTCAAAGTTGCTGCAGTTTGTGGACGAAGG GGATGGCCAGTTGCTCACCCAGATATTCTTGTCTCCACTCCAGTTGCTCTTTTAAATTACTTGTTTGAATTTGACCCTGAGAAAAAACGGCGTGCTAATTTCTTACAGAATATCAAATCTGTG GTGTTTGATGAAGCAGATATGCTTCTTTGTGGAAGTTTTCAAAACCAAGTTATCCGTCTCATTAACATGTTACGTTTTGAAGAAAAACTAGTGTCCAAGATGCAAGATTCTGCAAAAGAGTCTGTGATTGATGAAGACAACAAGTGTAATATGGAATTAAAATCTGATGATGACAACTATAAGCAGCTTCTTAATAATGATGAGGAAGATGGTGACAACTGCATTGATGACGAAGGTTTGGAAAGTGAGTCAGAAGAGTTGAACACCAGTGTGAAGGACTGGAAGAGGGTTAGGAAGATTTATACACGCAGCAAGCAGTATGTTTTTGTTGCTGCCACACTTCCTAGTAGTGGCAAGAGAACTGCTGGTGGAGTGCTGAAACGAATGTTTCCTGATGCCATTTGTGTCAGTGGAAGTTTCCTCCATCGGCACAATCCTag GTTGGAGCAGAGATGGATAGAAGTAACACCTGATACACAAGTTGATGCTCTTCTAGATGCAGTGAACTATGGTTATAGATGTAAAGCTCCAGATTCTCAAGTCGATGCAAGTAGAACCATGGTCTTTGCTAATACTGTTGATGCTGTTCAATCAGTGGCAAAGATATTGGAAAGAGTTGGTCTTGTATGCATTTTGTACCACCGGGAAGGCTCTTTGGAGGAACGAACAAGTAATTTGAACCGTTTCCGCAAAAATGGTGGTATATTTGTCTGCACTGATGCTGCGTCTCGTGGTCTTGACATACCAAATGTTTCACATGTCATTCAG GCAGAGTTTGCAACCTCTGCTGTAGATTTTCTGCATAGGGTTGGGCGCACAGCCAGAGCTGGTCAGTTTGGAACTGTTACAAGTCTTTATACCAGatcaaatcaagatcttgtatgtgCTGTTCGTCAGGCAGAGAGGACGGGCGAGCCTGTG GAGAATGCATTTAGCAGGAAAAGGAGCTTCAGAAATAAACTTAAGAAAAGAG GTCGAAATACATCTGAAGGTGCATCTTTGGCTTCAGTATAA
- the LOC103995198 gene encoding G-protein coupled receptor 1 isoform X2 — MNAPSTAVDLSSADRHVLTAVSVGAAALSLAGSAFIVLCYLLFKELHKFSFKLVFFLALSDVFCSFFTIVGDPSNRFFCYAQDYSVHFFCVASFLWTTTIAFTLHRTVVKHKTDVEDYGSVFHLYVWGTSLATTVIRSIGSDYGRPGAWCWTEPARSGKASHLITFYVPLWSAILYNGFTYFQVNRTLSNATRMAVALSEQPNQSDMRAEKKAFNRWGYYPLILIGSWSFATINRLYDFSSPDHKIFWLSFLDVGFAGLMGLFNSIAYGLNSSVRRAVNERIELWIPEKYRRWLPVSSKLRSRQPESELTSLIVASQQ; from the exons ATGAATGCGCCGTCGACGGCGGTGGACCTTAGCTCGGCGGACCGCCACGTCCTGACCGCGGTCAGCGTGGGCGCAGCAGCGCTCTCGCTCGCGGGGTCGGCCTTCATCGTCCTCTGCTACCTCCTTTTCAAGGAGCTCCACAAGTTCTCCTTCAAGCTCGTCTTCTTCCTCGCCCTCTCC GATGTGTTTTGCAGTTTCTTCACCATTGTTGG GGATCCATCTAATAGATTCTTTTGCTATGCTCAAGACTACAGTGTACATTTCTTTTGCGTGGCTTCATTCTTGTGGACAACAACCATTGCATTTACTCTTCATCGCACTGTTGTGAAACACAAAACAGATGTGGAAGATTATGGATCAGTCTTTCACTTGTATGTTTGGG GTACTTCGCTTGCTACGACTGTAATACGTTCGATAGGCAGTGATTATGGACGACCAGGGGCATGGTGTTGGACTGAGCCTGCTCGAAGTGGGAAGGCAT CTCACCTAATAACTTTTTATGTGCCATTATGGAGTGCTATACTTTACAATGGGTTTACATACTTTCAAGTGAATCGCACGCTAAGCAATGCAACACGG ATGGCGGTGGCCTTGTCCGAGCAACCAAACCAATCTGACATGAGGGCGGAAAAGAAG gcaTTCAATAGGTGGGGCTATTATCCTTTGATTCTGATAGGATCTTGGTCGTTTGCAACAATCAACCGTCTCTATGACTTCAGTAGTCCAGACCACAAGATCTTTTGGCTTTCGTTCCTTGATGTCGGGTTTGCTGGACTTATG GGACTGTTTAATTCAATTGCTTATGGTCTTAACTCATCTGTACGACGAGCAGTCAACGAAAGAATAGAATT ATGGATTCCCGAGAAATATAGAAGGTGGCTTCCGGTTTCTTCAAAGCTAAGAAGTCGACAACCAGAAAGTGAGCTCACTTCACTAATAGTTGCAAGCCAGCAGTAA
- the LOC103995198 gene encoding G-protein coupled receptor 1 isoform X1 produces the protein MNAPSTAVDLSSADRHVLTAVSVGAAALSLAGSAFIVLCYLLFKELHKFSFKLVFFLALSDVFCSFFTIVGDPSNRFFCYAQDYSVHFFCVASFLWTTTIAFTLHRTVVKHKTDVEDYGSVFHLYVWGTSLATTVIRSIGSDYGRPGAWCWTEPARSGKVAHLITFYVPLWSAILYNGFTYFQVNRTLSNATRMAVALSEQPNQSDMRAEKKAFNRWGYYPLILIGSWSFATINRLYDFSSPDHKIFWLSFLDVGFAGLMGLFNSIAYGLNSSVRRAVNERIELWIPEKYRRWLPVSSKLRSRQPESELTSLIVASQQ, from the exons ATGAATGCGCCGTCGACGGCGGTGGACCTTAGCTCGGCGGACCGCCACGTCCTGACCGCGGTCAGCGTGGGCGCAGCAGCGCTCTCGCTCGCGGGGTCGGCCTTCATCGTCCTCTGCTACCTCCTTTTCAAGGAGCTCCACAAGTTCTCCTTCAAGCTCGTCTTCTTCCTCGCCCTCTCC GATGTGTTTTGCAGTTTCTTCACCATTGTTGG GGATCCATCTAATAGATTCTTTTGCTATGCTCAAGACTACAGTGTACATTTCTTTTGCGTGGCTTCATTCTTGTGGACAACAACCATTGCATTTACTCTTCATCGCACTGTTGTGAAACACAAAACAGATGTGGAAGATTATGGATCAGTCTTTCACTTGTATGTTTGGG GTACTTCGCTTGCTACGACTGTAATACGTTCGATAGGCAGTGATTATGGACGACCAGGGGCATGGTGTTGGACTGAGCCTGCTCGAAGTGGGAAG GTAGCTCACCTAATAACTTTTTATGTGCCATTATGGAGTGCTATACTTTACAATGGGTTTACATACTTTCAAGTGAATCGCACGCTAAGCAATGCAACACGG ATGGCGGTGGCCTTGTCCGAGCAACCAAACCAATCTGACATGAGGGCGGAAAAGAAG gcaTTCAATAGGTGGGGCTATTATCCTTTGATTCTGATAGGATCTTGGTCGTTTGCAACAATCAACCGTCTCTATGACTTCAGTAGTCCAGACCACAAGATCTTTTGGCTTTCGTTCCTTGATGTCGGGTTTGCTGGACTTATG GGACTGTTTAATTCAATTGCTTATGGTCTTAACTCATCTGTACGACGAGCAGTCAACGAAAGAATAGAATT ATGGATTCCCGAGAAATATAGAAGGTGGCTTCCGGTTTCTTCAAAGCTAAGAAGTCGACAACCAGAAAGTGAGCTCACTTCACTAATAGTTGCAAGCCAGCAGTAA